The following coding sequences lie in one Patescibacteria group bacterium genomic window:
- the infC gene encoding translation initiation factor IF-3 — MRINHQIRVAEVRVVGEDGQNFGVMTLQNAITQAQSQGLDLIEISPNAVPPIAKIMDYGRYQYTESKKQKASKAKVQITEVKSVQIKVGTGDHDLELKAKKASEWLKDGNRVRINLFLTGRSKFMDMKFLEERINRVLRLVTEQYKISDTAKKGPKGVSLMIEKA; from the coding sequence ATGAGAATAAATCATCAGATTCGGGTAGCCGAAGTACGAGTAGTTGGAGAAGACGGTCAAAACTTCGGTGTCATGACACTCCAAAATGCCATAACTCAAGCTCAATCCCAAGGGCTTGATCTTATTGAAATTTCTCCAAACGCCGTGCCACCGATTGCCAAAATCATGGACTATGGCAGATACCAGTACACAGAGAGCAAAAAACAAAAGGCTTCGAAAGCCAAGGTGCAAATTACTGAAGTGAAGAGTGTTCAGATCAAGGTTGGTACTGGAGATCACGATTTGGAACTTAAAGCCAAAAAAGCTTCTGAGTGGTTGAAGGATGGCAACCGCGTGAGAATCAATCTTTTCCTTACGGGCCGTTCAAAATTTATGGATATGAAATTCCTTGAGGAAAGGATCAACCGTGTTTTGCGATTGGTGACTGAACAATACAAAATATCTGACACCGCTAAAAAAGGACCAAAGGGTGTCTCTCTCATGATTGAGAAAGCCTAA
- a CDS encoding cytochrome c biogenesis protein CcdA — protein sequence MNSFSLYIAFVGGLVSFASPCVLPIIPGFLSYLAGSSLNGGDVKKKDIFLNSLFFVVGFSVVFALLGVLLNTALVSVAYDVQIWLSRAGGLLVILFGLYLTGLLKISFLDQPHTFKVKTGIHSKYVTSFLFGLAFAAGWTPCVGAALGAILGLAASQPGSAFVLLLAYALGLGLPFLVIGFFTSQASTLIEKYATTLKYVNIFFGALLVILGILIFTGNLSRIASFELLNQFLLK from the coding sequence ATGAATTCCTTTTCACTCTATATAGCTTTTGTCGGGGGTTTAGTTTCTTTTGCGTCACCCTGCGTGTTGCCAATCATTCCCGGATTTCTTTCCTATTTAGCTGGAAGCTCTCTTAATGGGGGAGATGTTAAAAAGAAAGATATTTTTTTAAACTCATTATTTTTTGTCGTGGGATTTTCTGTTGTGTTCGCGCTTCTTGGGGTCTTACTTAACACCGCTCTTGTTTCTGTGGCCTACGACGTTCAAATTTGGTTGTCTCGAGCCGGCGGCCTTTTGGTAATTCTTTTTGGTCTGTATCTCACTGGTCTTTTAAAAATTTCCTTCCTTGATCAGCCTCACACATTTAAAGTTAAAACCGGCATTCATTCAAAATATGTCACCTCATTTCTTTTTGGTTTGGCTTTTGCTGCTGGTTGGACGCCCTGCGTTGGCGCGGCGCTCGGAGCGATTTTAGGTTTGGCGGCAAGCCAGCCTGGTTCAGCCTTTGTGTTGCTTTTGGCATACGCCCTAGGTTTAGGGTTGCCATTTTTAGTAATCGGATTTTTTACCAGCCAAGCTTCCACGCTCATTGAGAAATACGCAACAACACTCAAGTACGTCAATATTTTCTTCGGAGCGCTACTTGTAATTCTCGGTATTTTAATTTTTACCGGAAATTTAAGTCGGATTGCCAGCTTTGAATTATTAAATCAGTTTTTGCTTAAGTAA
- a CDS encoding 50S ribosomal protein L35, whose protein sequence is MKTNKSYAKRLKVSKNGKITARKAGQNHFNAKESGRSQMKKNRSMAIQMTNQLRSRFLNGVSK, encoded by the coding sequence ATGAAAACCAACAAATCATACGCCAAACGGCTTAAAGTAAGCAAAAACGGCAAAATAACGGCTCGAAAAGCGGGTCAAAACCACTTTAATGCCAAGGAGTCGGGGCGTTCTCAAATGAAGAAGAATCGTTCAATGGCTATTCAGATGACAAACCAACTAAGAAGCCGATTTCTTAACGGTGTCAGTAAATAG